From the Saccharomycodes ludwigii strain NBRC 1722 chromosome I, whole genome shotgun sequence genome, one window contains:
- the BIL1 gene encoding Bil1p (similar to Saccharomyces cerevisiae YOR304C-A | BIL1 | Bud6-Interacting Ligand), which produces MADLDIPTASLNTVNSNESKETIVSTQNTNGNENNEEDIVTIYDVISQLQRSLEDIVKQIDRDDESFNKIIGLIEKKINDLS; this is translated from the coding sequence atgGCAGATTTGGATATACCCACTGCATCATTAAATACAGTAAATAGTAATGAATCAAAAGAAACAATAGTTTCTACCCAGAATACAAATGGTAATGAAAACAATGAAGAAGATATTGTTACTATATATGATGTTATATCCCAATTACAAAGATCATTAGAAGATATAGTGAAACAGATAGATCGAGATGATGAAAGTTTCAATAAGATTATAGGTTTgatagaaaagaaaatcaacGATTTGAGTTAG
- the RNT1 gene encoding ribonuclease III (similar to Saccharomyces cerevisiae YMR239C | RNT1 | RNase Three), whose product MVGGEYHQSYSLHQGYHNNPKNKHRQQQNNQVSPNEKNLVSPISTENIDQLNNTPVSSSATTSLDNKNHKTYQYTQVLQLEHAITNFVEVFNKIMALSPNLHEYNTILEKSKNKPDSVQLEILPALHRFKLKLASELVSLKQLGKLDILENVNNYESAFNELKTKNKIYKPILFDKDDYNRLVEMDNSRKGRKRGIDDAYESNEDDDQFQYVNGDETGDRSEAEQEVAEEREEEEEEEEEEEEEEGAEKVKTEEDGYDLSVVQSLNNNNDSNNADSSKWPPKLPVIKNPAIRARVFTHKSLINDKLYLTESDMLKTHNERLEFLGDAILNTTITMLLYNKFPKFSEGQLSKMRMKLINNERLKEWAFLYKLNDKLKVNLDNKTKLDNGQTIFQQGKQKLYSDVFEAYIGGLIEDDPKKNLPRVRKWLSKLSEPVIDEVINQKKDFIEINEKVDVNAKKTLYSLIGYAALDLHYVPVKKPTTDKPYAEVQCRVKDEVVLGIGRGKNVKLAGMKAAQNVLNNQALVEQYANIRASIPREESVTKPERRKSSHISQHQGKAFVNTNTVNANKSGIQQKFHNKRQFYNNNNNNFQRQNNNRFSNGKMNNGIYVNNNSYNNRQYSIQNSNAVATTNTTTTNAINTSTIVTDYNNNNDATNNNINNQNTKRIKLTPDGEFIYQ is encoded by the coding sequence ATGGTAGGAGGAGAATATCATCAGTCGTATAGTTTACATCAAGGTTATCATAATAAtccaaaaaacaaacacaggcaacaacaaaataaccAAGTGAGTcctaatgaaaaaaatctcGTTTCTCCAATCAGTACAGAAAATATTGATCAACTGAATAATACACCTGTTTCTTCATCTGCCACTACCAGCCTGGATAACAAAAATCACAAAACTTATCAGTATACTCAGGTCTTACAATTAGAGCATGCAATTACTAATTTCGTTGAAGTATTCAACAAGATCATGGCTTTATCACCTAATCTACACGAATACAACacaattttagaaaaaagtaaaaacaaACCAGATTCTGTCCAATTAGAAATTTTACCTGCATTGCATAGatttaaattgaaattagCATCTGAATTAGTATCTTTGAAACAATTGGGCAAATTagatattttggaaaatgtCAATAATTATGAATCAGCCTTTAATGAACTgaaaaccaaaaataagATCTATAAGCCCATTTTGTTTGATAAAGATGACTATAATAGACTAGTGGAAATGGACAATAGTAGAAAGGgtagaaaaagaggaatAGATGATGCATATGAATCcaatgaagatgatgatcaGTTCCAATATGTTAATGGAGATGAGACTGGTGATCGCAGCGAAGCAGAACAAGAGGTAGCAGAAGAAagggaagaagaagaagaagaagaagaagaagaagaagaagaagaaggtgCAGAAAAAGTCAAGACAGAAGAAGACGGATACGATCTTTCTGTGGTTCAAAGTTtgaacaataataatgatagtaACAATGCTGATTCCTCTAAATGGCCACCTAAACTTCCTGTAATTAAGAACCCTGCTATTAGAGCACGTGTTTTTACACATAAATCATTGATCAACGATAAATTGTATCTAACTGAATCTGATATGTTGAAAACCCACAATGAAAGATTGGAATTTTTGGGAGATGCTATTTTGAATACCACCATAACAATGTTATTGTACAATAAATTTCCCAAATTTAGCGAAGGACAATTATCTAAGATGAGAATGAAACTAATCAATAACGAAAGATTGAAGGAGTGGGCGTTTTTATACAAACTCaatgataaattgaaaGTTAACTTGGATAATAAAACCAAATTAGACAATGGCCAAACCATTTTCCAACagggaaaacaaaaattatattcaGATGTTTTTGAAGCCTATATTGGTGGGTTGATTGAGGATGATCCTAAAAAGAATTTGCCAAGGGTAAGAAAATGGCTATCAAAATTAAGTGAACCTGTAATTGATGAAGTTATTAATCAGAAGAAGGATTTCATTGAAATTAATGAGAAAGTTGATGTAAATGCCAAAAAAACATTGTACTCCTTAATCGGATATGCTGCATTAGATTTACACTACGTTCCTGTTAAGAAACCCACAACAGATAAGCCTTATGCTGAAGTACAATGCAGGGTTAAAGATGAGGTGGTTTTAGGGATAGGAAGAGGTAAAAACGTTAAATTAGCTGGTATGAAGGCAGCCCAAAACGTTTTAAATAACCAGGCTCTGGTGGAACAATATGCTAATATCAGGGCATCTATTCCAAGGGAGGAATCTGTAACAAAGccagaaagaagaaaatcgAGTCATATTTCACAGCATCAAGGAAAGGCCTTtgttaatactaatacCGTTAACGCCAATAAATCTGGCATCCAACAGAAATTCCACAATAAAAGACAAttctataataataataataacaattttcagcgccaaaataacaatagatTTTCAAATGGCAAAATGAATAACGGTATCTATgtcaataacaatagttataataatagacAATATAGTATACAGAACAGTAATGCTGTTGCTACCActaatactactactactaacGCCATAAATACTTCTACTATCGTTACAgattataacaataacaacgatgctactaataataatattaataatcaGAATACTAAAAGGATTAAATTAACACCCGATGgtgaatttatttatcagTGA
- the CUS1 gene encoding U2 snRNP complex subunit CUS1 (similar to Saccharomyces cerevisiae YMR240C | CUS1 | Cold sensitive U2 snRNA Suppressor), with product MASKKKNINNNKRKIALLHQQKLELANLIKPTNVTINNSFQTNKVLENDKDFKKIFNKFKLSKNNEHPHNTNNNNQLNINTTQSIDNSSPTKIIEKVQKGTATHQLNNTQRLSKKKLKLLKKPTLSELKSMVKYSHPESIQWYDTDAQYPQVNAYIKTSKNVVQVPVNWQFKRDYLTSRSLMEKPPFELPDIILETGIHELRNTSIMDTETNPQEQQSLKDINRNRVQPKLGTLDLDYKKLHDVILTMGENWKPDYLLSFGDLYYENRNLAEEQAWRKAIRKIRPGKLNSSLREALNCSSARLPVWCNNNKDEHIAGKSTFNNHYQMELSNGIDKDGVYANIIRRKKRKISKKNNTVVENELFGAKVLVKRTNIEINNEKEYDNEREIGKEENIEYKDNDKNGIVVGTTNKDDTAETLYTILDQKSGEESRLIYYDMSGISKNDTFKQ from the coding sequence ATGgcttccaaaaaaaaaaatattaataataataaaaggaaaatagcTTTGCTACATCAACAAAAGTTGGAATTGGCTAACTTAATTAAACCAACAAATGTTACAATTAACAACAGTTTTCAAACTAACAAAGTATTAGAAAATGACAaagatttcaaaaaaatattcaataaattcaagctttccaaaaataatgagCATCCTCACAATactaacaacaataaccaGCTGAATATTAATACAACCCAATCCATTGACAATTCAAGtccaacaaaaattattgaaaaagtaCAAAAAGGCACCGCTACCCATCAATTAAACAACACGCAAcgtttatcaaaaaaaaaattaaaattattaaaaaaaccgACATTATCCGAATTGAAAAGTATGGTCAAATATTCCCATCCAGAATCAATACAATGGTATGATACTGATGCTCAGTATCCTCAGGTCAATGCATACATCAAGACTAGTAAAAATGTGGTCCAAGTGCCTGTAAACTGGCAATTTAAAAGAGATTATTTAACTAGTAGATCATTAATGGAAAAACCGCCGTTTGAACTACCAGATATAATTTTGGAAACTGGTATACATGAATTAAGAAACACGTCTATAATGGACACTGAAACCAATCCACAGGAACAACAATCATTGAAGGATATTAATAGAAATAGAGTACAACCGAAACTAGGTACATTGGATTTGGACTATAAAAAGTTACATGATGTGATATTGACAATGGGAGAAAATTGGAAGCcagattatttattatcatttggTGACTTGTATtatgaaaatagaaatttaGCTGAAGAGCAAGCATGGAGAAAAGCAATCAGAAAAATAAGACCAGGCAAGTTGAATAGTAGTTTAAGAGAGGCTTTGAATTGTAGCTCGGCAAGACTTCCAGTGTGgtgtaacaataataaggATGAACATATTGCTGGGAAATCAACATTTAATAATCATTATCAAATGGAATTATCTAACGGGATTGATAAAGATGGTGTATATGCTAATATAAtaagaagaaagaagagaaagatatccaaaaagaataatactGTAGTTGAAAATGAACTCTTTGGGGCAAAAGTATTAGTTAAAAGGACGAAcatagaaataaataatgaaaaagaatatgATAATGAAAGAGAAATaggaaaagaagagaatattgaatataaagataatgataaaaatggtaTAGTAGTGGGGACTACCAATAAAGATGATACAGCTGAGACGTTATATACGATACTTGATCAGAAATCCGGTGAAGAAAGTAGGTTAATATATTACGATATGAGTGGTATCAGTAAGAATGATACTTTTAAACAATAA
- the MCH5 gene encoding riboflavin transporter (similar to Saccharomyces cerevisiae YOR306C | MCH5 | MonoCarboxylate transporter Homologue) — protein sequence MSNDNIPMKPIASTRSASAFLLGNVQSQQATLVPESDNINNNIEYQGLSAASTPSQFYGNGINSNYYSVNSDDFINDKQGQEKSNEQDIILTSLNSPEEETTEEKKHFLDEDDPIDYPEGGLKAYLVILGCFFGLIPTFGILNTMGVIETYIQQRQLVELNSSTIGWIFSLFSFVNFSTCIFSGTYFDRRGCRALLIGGALLHFAGLFGLASSTKLWMFIVSFSLVCGAANGMLMSPLVSVPSHYFKKKRGQFTAIATTGGSIGGIVFPILLRKMFQLTSTSDEFYGFKWGIRTLAFLNIFLLTCSVLLVTERFHDESDKEKSFLQIYVLNAFDFKAFKNYNYLFCVIGTLFGEMCITCSLTYYGAYCTAVGISDSNAYLLIMLVNIMGIPGRWIPGYISDLYGRFNVAILTLLMLTLITLVAWLPFGGDGLRVMYGVSILYGFTSGSIFSLLPVCCGQISKTEEFGRRYSTMYFVVSFGTLVGIPISGAIIGPDKTYHGYQNFIIWTGILAFASACCYFLSRAFCVGLKFCKF from the coding sequence ATGAGTAACGACAATATACCCATGAAACCAATAGCTTCTACAAGAAGTGCATCTGCGTTTTTATTAGGAAATGTACAGTCTCAACAGGCAACTTTAGTACCAGAAAGcgataatataaataacaacataGAATACCAGGGGTTAAGTGCGGCATCTACTCCGTCACAATTTTATGGCAATGGTATTAATTCTAACTACTACAGCGTAAATAGCgatgattttattaatgacAAGCAAGGGCAGGAAAAATCCAACGAACAAGATATTATACTTACATCGTTAAACTCGCCTGAAGAAGAAACGACcgaggaaaaaaaacattttttagACGAAGATGATCCAATTGACTATCCCGAAGGTGGTTTGAAAGCTTATTTGGTCATACTTGGCTGTTTTTTTGGTTTGATACCAACTTTTGGTATTTTAAACACAATGGGTGTTATAGAAACATATATCCAACAACGACAGTTGGTAGAATTAAATTCTTCTACAATAGGTTGGATTTTCTCTCTATTCTCATTTGTTAACTTTTCAACTTGCATTTTCAGTGGGACTTATTTTGATAGAAGAGGCTGTAGGGCTTTGTTAATTGGTGGTGCACTATTGCATTTTGCAGGTTTATTTGGTCTCGCTTCAAGTACTAAACTATGGATGTTTATTGTTAGTTTCAGTCTGGTCTGTGGTGCTGCCAACGGTATGCTGATGAGCCCATTAGTGAGCGTTCCGAGCCactattttaaaaagaaaagaggcCAGTTTACTGCGATAGCTACAACGGGTGGTAGTATTGGTGGTATCGTCTTTCCAATATTGCTGAGAAAAATGTTTCAATTGACAAGCACAAGTGACGAATTTTATGGGTTCAAATGGGGCATTAGAACTTTAGcatttttgaatatattCTTATTAACTTGTAGTGTCTTATTGGTGACTGAGAGATTTCATGATGAAAGCGATAAGGAAAAATCATTCCTACAAATCTATGTGTTAAATGCGTTTGATTTTAAggcttttaaaaattataactaTTTGTTTTGCGTTATTGGCACTTTATTCGGTGAAATGTGCATCACTTGTTCTTTAACCTATTACGGTGCTTATTGTACAGCTGTTGGAATTAGTGACAGCAATGCTTATTTGTTGATTATGCTTGTCAACATAATGGGTATACCAGGTCGGTGGATTCCAGGTTATATTAGTGATCTGTATGGCAGATTCAATGTTGCTATATTAACTTTGCTTATGTTAACATTGATTACTTTGGTGGCTTGGTTACCATTTGGTGGCGATGGTCTACGTGTAATGTACGGTGTTTCTATATTATACGGTTTCACTAGTGGCtccattttttctttactgCCGGTTTGTTGCGGTCAAATCAGTAAGACTGAGGAATTTGGTAGAAGATATTCTACAATGTATTTTGTCGTTTCGTTTGGCACTCTGGTGGGGATTCCAATCAGTGGTGCCATTATTGGACCAGATAAAACGTATCATGGCTATCAAAACTTCATTATTTGGACTGGCATTTTAGCATTTGCAAGTGcatgttgttattttttatctagGGCATTTTGTGTAGGGCTGAAATTTTGTAAGTTTTAA
- the ISW2 gene encoding DNA translocase (similar to Saccharomyces cerevisiae YOR304W | ISW2 | Imitation SWitch subfamily), protein MNTQENKETLAERKKRYILEHDAKFEKLKDKNDTVGRFKYLLDLTDLFRHFITVRAKNDKNIQLLLKSLDSTSKKTSDNNFRMKKKGIDHTKGRHRKTEKEEDQEILMMEEDSELEDNDDVIPHEYEFFNESPTYIKDGKLRDYQVQGLNWLISLHKNKLSGILADEMGLGKTLQTISFLGYLRYVNKIDGPFLIIAPKSTLDNWKREFAKWTPDINVVVLQGDKDERHALISNVIMQANFDVVIASFEIVLREKNALKKICWQYLVVDEAHRIKNEQSALSQIIRLFYSKSRLLITGTPLQNNLHELWALLNFLLPDVFGDSALFDEWFNNSESEQDQDLIVQQLHTILSPFLLRRIKADVEKSLLPKIETNVYVGMTDMQLKWYKMLLEKDIDAVNGAVGKREGKTKLLNIVMQLRKCCNHPYLFEGAEPGPPYTNDEHLVFNSGKMIILDKLLEKKMEQGSRVLIFSQMSRLLDILEDYCYLRGYEYCRIDGSTAHEDRIKAIDDYNAPNSKKFIFLLTTRAGGLGINLVTADTVILYDSDWNPQADLQAMDRAHRIGQKKQVHVFRFVTEHAIEEKVIERAAQKLRLDQLVIQQGSANNGVGAASSKNSLANSKDDLLDMIQYGARDVFDNKAVKISSDADIDKILKKGEQKTKELNAKYQALGLDDLQKFNGLSEHSAYEWNGTNFQKKKVASPLETWINPSKRERKRRNDIQSYSVDDYYREVMHKASNSYNKSKDDNDAEHGGSNNNNNGDHSFSQGRAPRAPKGTLMTDYQFFPQEIKELDEKELLYFKRKSKYKVTKYDIMDDVNITNDDEDDEEDDEEDEDEDDVDDDEADGGEVDDDETAVDETNDGTDIAAELGDDSKGGNRSITATETPCSALNGSNEGGNKNEEQGKNVEGDAGEKEKNNKIGSRTEEVELSLDDKIKLEQEKIDNASEFTEDDNKKRQELIQQGFSNWSKREFTTLVNAMAKFGKDQYKPIASMLTNKTEDDVRNYCKVFWERYKEINGYEKYISLINKNEKKLKLLRHQELLLKQKMENCKSPIHDFNIQYPPNNARRTYNTLEDRFILMHVVKYGLFSENVFEIIRQDILSSSLFQFDWFIKTRTAHELSKRVYTLLTIITREIEGPESNNATKRKKAKTKENISSLNNSNKQQYSNKKVKTE, encoded by the coding sequence ATGAACACccaagaaaataaagaaactttggcagaaagaaagaaaagatacaTTTTAGAACATGATGCCAAGTTTGAAAAactaaaagataaaaacgATACAGTTGGAAggtttaaatatttattggaTTTAACTGATTTATTTCGCCATTTTATCACAGTTCGAGCTAAGAATGATAAAAACATACAGCTACTACTAAAATCATTAGACTCAACTAGTAAAAAGACATCTGATAATAACTTTcgtatgaaaaaaaagggtatAGATCATACTAAGGGTAGACATCGGAAAAcagaaaaggaagaagatCAAGAAATTTTAATGATGGAAGAAGATTCAGAATTAGAAGACAATGATGATGTGATTCCACATGAATACGAATTTTTCAATGAGTCTCCTACATATATCAAAGATGGAAAATTAAGAGACTATCAAGTACAGGGCTTAAATTGGTTGATTTCGTTACATAAGAATAAACTAAGTGGCATTTTGGCTGATGAAATGGGGTTGGGTAAAACTCTACAAACCATTTCCTTTCTAGGTTATCTAAGATATGTAAATAAGATAGATGgtccatttttaataattgcCCCCAAATCAACTTTAGATAATTGGAAAAGAGAGTTTGCTAAATGGACTCCCGACATCAATGTTGTAGTTTTACAAGGGGATAAAGATGAAAGACATGCGCTAATATCAAATGTAATAATGCAAGCTAACTTTGATGTTGTGATTGCATCTTTCGAAATCGTtttaagagaaaaaaatgctttaaagaaaatttgcTGGCAATATTTGGTCGTCGATGAAGCACACcgtattaaaaatgaacaaaGTGCGTTATCACAAATTATTAGATtgttttattcaaaaagtAGATTATTAATTACTGGCACACCActacaaaataatttacaTGAGCTATGGGCtttgttgaattttttgCTACCAGATGTTTTTGGTGATAGTGCATTATTTGATGAATGGTTTAATAATTCGGAGAGTGAACAAGACCAAGACCTTATTGTACAGCAACTACATACCATCCTAAGTCCCTTTTTATTGAGAAGGATTAAAGCTGACGTAGAAAAATCTTTATTGCCTAAGATTGAAACCAATGTTTATGTTGGCATGACAGACATGCAACTTAAATGGTACAAAATGTTACTAGAAAAAGATATCGATGCAGTTAATGGCGCTGTGGGGAAAAGAGAGGGGAAGACAAAATTGCTAAATATTGTGATGCAATTGAGAAAATGTTGTAATCATCCATATCTCTTCGAAGGAGCAGAACCTGGTCCTCCATATACTAATGACGAGCatttagtttttaattcagggaaaatgattattttggataaattattggaaaaaaaaatggaacaAGGCTCAAGAGTCTTGATTTTCAGTCAAATGAGTAGATTGTTGGATATTTTGGAGGATTATTGCTACTTAAGAGGATATGAATATTGCAGAATTGATGGCTCTACTGCGCATGAAGATAGAATTAAGGCCATTGATGACTATAATGCCCCTAAttcaaaaaagtttatatttCTATTGACTACACGTGCGGGCGGTTTAGGTATTAATTTAGTGACTGCAGATACTGTTATATTATACGATTCTGATTGGAACCCACAAGCAGATTTGCAGGCCATGGATAGAGCGCACAGAATTGGTCAAAAGAAACAAGTGCATGTTTTTAGATTTGTTACTGAGCATGccattgaagaaaaagttattgaGCGGGCGGCCCAAAAATTAAGATTGGACCAATTGGTTATCCAACAAGGTAGTGCTAATAATGGTGTTGGTGCAGCTTCCAGTAAAAACTCATTGGCCAATTCTAAAGATGACTTGTTAGACATGATCCAGTATGGTGCTAGGGATgtatttgataataaagCCGTTAAGATTAGTTCTGATGCcgatattgataaaattttgaaaaaaggtGAGCAAAAAACTAAAGAATTAAATGCCAAATATCAGGCTTTAGGATTAGatgatttacaaaaattcaATGGATTATCAGAACACTCTGCTTATGAATGGAATGGCACAaacttccaaaaaaaaaaagtggcTTCGCCATTAGAAACATGGATTAATCCAAGTAAAAGAGAACGTAAAAGAAGAAACGACATCCAAAGTTATTCTGTTGATGATTACTACAGAGAGGTTATGCACAAAGCCAGTAATAGctataataaatcaaaagaCGACAATGATGCTGAGCATGGTGGcagcaacaataataataatggtgatCATAGCTTTTCACAAGGCAGAGCTCCAAGGGCGCCAAAGGGTACTTTAATGACAGACTATCAATTTTTCCCACAAGAAATCAAAGAATTGGACGAAAAGGaattgttatattttaaaaggaaaagcAAATATAAAGTCACTAAGTATGATATAATGGATGATGTCAATATTactaatgatgatgaagatgatgaagaagatgatgaagaagatgaagatgaagatgatgttgatgatgatgaagctGACGGTGGTGAagttgatgatgatgaaactGCTGTAGACGAGACAAATGATGGCACTGACATTGCTGCTGAATTGGGTGATGATTCTAAGGGGGGAAATAGGAGCATTACAGCTACTGAAACACCTTGCTCCGCCTTGAATGGTAGTAACGAGGGGGGAAATAAGAATGAGgaacaaggaaaaaatgTTGAAGGAGACGCTGgcgaaaaagaaaagaataataaaataggtAGTCGAACTGAAGAAGTAGAGTTATCTTTAGATGACAAAATTAAGCTTGAGCAAGAGAAAATAGACAATGCTTCTGAATTTACAGAAGatgataacaaaaaaaggcaaGAACTAATCCAACAGGGTTTTAGTAATTGGTCCAAAAGAGAATTTACAACCTTGGTCAATGCTATGGCGAAATTTGGCAAAGACCAATACAAACCTATTGCTTCAATGCTAACCAATAAAACAGAGGATGATGTAAGGAATTATTGTAAAGTTTTCTGGGAAAGATATAAGGAGATTAATGGATacgaaaaatatatatcattaataaacaaaaatgaaaaaaaattaaaactattaAGACACCAAGAATTATTacttaaacaaaaaatggaaaattgTAAATCACCAATACatgattttaatattcaATATCCACCCAATAATGCAAGAAGAACTTACAATACCCTGGAAGATAGGTTTATTTTGATGCATGTTGTTAAATATGGATTATTTTCCgaaaatgtttttgaaaTCATACGTCAAGATATTTTATCTAGCAGCCTATTTCAATTCGATTggtttataaaaacaagaaCTGCCCATGAACTTTCTAAAAGAGTTTATACGCTATTGACCATAATAACAAGAGAAATTGAGGGTCCTGAAAGTAATAATGCTactaaaaggaaaaaagcaaaaactAAGGAAAACATTTCCTCTTTGAACAATTCTAACAAACAACAGTATAGTAACAAAAAGGTTAAAACTGAGTAA
- the RRG7 gene encoding Rrg7p (similar to Saccharomyces cerevisiae YOR305W | RRG7 | Required for Respiratory Growth) — MTRFQSKYIQLIKNYIKSSNGIKRGSTVFQGTLYEYTVMNEVSQLFDNKISDLLKIGGSYDHGIDIVGKYLQKNTLLIQCKCFQKQKLTGKEIREFMGAVSMFKELNSIKNNDNQQVLSLIASPNLITKDGILVMNKLPIPMVYLQISKLKVDTFATQGIKPMTGKIIAMYENDCSLKTYKISALHKMP, encoded by the coding sequence ATGACAAGATTTCAATCCAAATATAtacaattaattaaaaattatattaaatcaAGTAACGGAATTAAAAGAGGTTCTACTGTCTTTCAAGGCACTCTATACGAATACACAGTCATGAATGAAGTATCTCAATTATTTGACAACAAGATATCAGATTTGCTGAAAATAGGTGGTTCGTATGATCACGGTATTGACATCGTTGGGAAATACCtgcaaaaaaatactttattAATTCAATGCAaatgttttcaaaaacaaaagctTACGGGTAAAGAAATTAGAGAATTCATGGGTGCGGTATCAATGtttaaagaattaaatagTATTAAGAATAACGATAACCAACAAGTCTTATCCTTGATTGCCTCTCCAAACTTAATTACAAAAGATGGTATTTTAGTAATGAACAAACTGCCTATTCCCATGGTTTATCTACAGATATCCAAGCTGAAGGTAGACACGTTTGCCACACAGGGGATTAAACCAATGACGGGTAAAATAATAGCCATGTACGAGAACGATTGCAGTCTTAAAACTTACAAAATTTCAGCCCTACACAAAATGCCctag